Genomic window (Daucus carota subsp. sativus chromosome 5, DH1 v3.0, whole genome shotgun sequence):
TTTCCTGATAGATATAGTGCAGCGCCATGTGGAACCTATTTTTCCAGTTGTCATATGAGGATAACTTTAAATTTCTTCTTTTAAAGGTTGCTATATGACTTCAAGATTAAATGTGCTATTCCCATCCCTAATGTTTAATAGAAAAAATGAAAAGCTGTGTATGTGATATCAATTTTAAATGTCTATAGCTCATCCTGTTTCTTTTTTGTAACTGCGAATTGTGATTTCCTCTACCATACCCCTGTGGCCTTCTCGTGTTTCACTACTGTTTGAGCCATAAAGGCGCTTCTTTTTCTTTGATCTAAAGTTAATGAATTAATTTGAGCATCAGAAACTAATTACATATGTTGGAGGCAGTAAGCTAATTGTACACTATATTATTTGCACTTGTTGCCTGTCAGGAATGGAGTTGTCCAGAAGTTGGTGATATCTTAAAGAGGGAAAATGTGCCGGACTGGCCACTTCTCGCAACCTACCTGATCAGTGAGGCTAGTCTGAAAGATTCCTCAAGATGGATTAATTATATCTCTGCCTTGCCAAGACAGCCTTACTCACTTTTATATTGGTGAGGCTTGTTCGTCAGTGTTTTCACATGATATGGTTGTTCTGTTCCATTTAGGGTCTGTGCTCAGGAGTTTTTGCCACAGTGCTTCTATTTCATTTCAGGACTCCTTCTGAGCTAGATCGATATCTGGAAGCATCACAGATACGAGAGAGGGCAATTGAAAGGATTAATGGGGTCACTGGAACGTAAGGCTTGGTTAATTTGATACATCTGTAGAAAGTGTGGCAGTTATTGTATTTAAATTTACCAATTTCTGGTAAAGATTAAGTTTAGCGTGAAAATTATGTTATAACAACCAGCTAAAAATCTCTTTAATATGATATGCAGGTATAATGACTTGCGACGACGGATATTTTCCAAATATCCTAATCTATTTCCTGAAGCGGTATACTCTCTTATGGCTGACTAGTTTCACTTTCCACTTatcgccccccccccccccccccccccaaaaaaaaaaaaaaacttgtagtctAGATTTGCTGTTGTTTGAACAAATCTAAATAGCAAGTATTTTGTAGAAAGTTGCATTATGCTTCTTGTCCCTTAAATATAAGGACGACACCAGTTTGACACTAAATACAAACTAACACCTGAGGCACACTCTACCAGTGTCAGTAAATCTTAAGGTATCATCTGCATGAGAATATCTTACAGTAAATTAACTTGCCCTTAATTCTTGATGTTTCAACAAGTACTGATAACACTAAAAATGCTTAAGAAATGCTTAAGACGTTCTTCACTAATTTAGGAAATATAGAAAGGCACCACCATAATCCTGCACCAGCagaaatttttttacatttttattacTCCTAATCGGTTCAATGTTTATGAATTCATCCTTTTCTTGCAACTCATTAATAAAGTCCGGAATCTAATGATATATGTACATACCATATTGGTAAATGTTTAGGTACATCCTTCTAGAATGTATTCCTAATcgcattttataaatttatatgctGAGGTTCAATCCCATTAAAATTGCTTTATGGATTGCAGGTGTACAATATGGAGACCTTCAAGTGGTCATTTGGCATTCTTTTCTCACGCTTGGTGAGTTTTACTAGCAGTTTATACTTGCCTGCTTGGTCTATGTTCTCAAGTATATATCTCGTCCAAAGCTCATGGCTATGATATACTGATATGTATGAATGCACAATTGATCAATTTTCTTGTCAATAAATTTCTTCGGCGTGATGCATAGAAGTGCACAACCTCATTCACTTGTTCCTCTATATTACCAATACATTGTTGTATAGTATTTATTTTTGGAAACAGTGAATACATTATCTTTAGTTACATGATTTAGTATTTCCATtatcttttgattatttttgctTAGCTTGGGCTAAACTCAATGTGCCTGGAGTTGGGGCTGTAACATATTAAATGTATGTGGAAAGATATAGTTTGAGAGAGGGGGGCATAGGCCATTAAGATATTAGGATGACATTTAAAAATTCATTTGTAAATGGCTGCAGGTCAGATTGCCCTCAATGGATGGAAGGGTTGCATTGGTTCCTTGGGCAGATATGCTAAACCACAGTTGTGAGGTACAGTGTATAAAAATTCTGTCATCATATAGTCTTATTGTTAAGCATACATCAGTATGCTGAGCTTTAACTAGAAATTTGCATTTGAACTGTTCAGGTGGAAACATTTTTGGATTATGACAGGTCATCCCAAGGAGTTGTCTTTACAACTGATCGGCCGTATCAGCCAGGTGAGCAGGTACATGACTTCCTttagatatttaattttttatctattgcAGCTGCAACAAATTCTATGCTGCAATGCAGAAAGTTGCAGTTACAAAGGGTTGAAGTTGTCATCATAAATTTACCGCATGTCTATATGCAGGTTTTCATATCATATGGCAAAAAATCTAACGGAGACCTATTGCTATCATACGGATTTGTTCCAAGGGAGGGCACAAATCCCACCGATTCGGTAGAGTTATCATTTTCACTTAAGAAATCCGACAAATGTTACAAGGAGAAGTTAGAGGCTCTTAAGAAGCATGGTCTCTCGACGTGAGTGTTACTGATATGAATGCAGACTATATGAGCTGGAAAAGTTATAGTTCCTGTGGTCCATTTTATATCTATTATCTAAAAAGGTTATGCTTTCCTTCATTTGGCTCTTATATGTCACATACTTGTAACAGACCTCAATGTTTTCCTTTACAAATCACTGGCTGGCCTCTGGAGTTAATGGCATATGCATATTTAGCTGTCAGCCCCCCAAGTCTGAACAAACAATTTGAAGAGGTTTGTATTACTTGTTTAGTAAAATTCTCATCGCCCAGATATGATTTCTCAATTTTACACATGATCAACAGATGGCTGCTGCTGCATCGAATAAGACAAAAAAGAAGGATTTGAGATATCCTGAACTAGAAGAACAGGCACTGCAATATATTTTGGATAGTTGTGAGTCCAGCATATCAAAGTACAGCAAGTTCCTTCAGGTAACATATGTCTATTGTTTACTCTTGACATAGCTTTAGGGCTGAAAAGTTAAAAACTAGtatgggtttagggtttagggtttctaTTTTGTTATTAGGAAGAATAATACGACGAAGTTCACTAAAAATTCTTGTTTCATTGCTGAATTCCCGACAGGCAAGTGGGTCGATGGATTTGGATGTGACATCTCCAAAGCAACTCAGCCGAAAATTGTTCTTGAAACAGCTGGCTGTAGACTTGTCTACGAGTGAACGAAGGATACTATATCGTGCACAATATGTAAGGATTtacctccttttctttttctaatttttggCAAAGCAAATTATAGGCCTGACCTCTAAgtaaagataaaaaataatacttGAGCTGGAAGCTCTCGGTACTGAGAATTTCTTTCTTATCCTAATGGAACAACCTTCACTATGCACTTTCACCAGAGTAATATTTGCATTATAGCCTGATCCCTCTCCGTGCTTCATCAGTTTTCTGGCCATTGGCATCGGCAACTATGACAGCACAAACTATGAATGTTGCTGTTTCTCTTTCATCTCATTATCATCTTCTTGATGAATTAATGCTCAATAAAGTAATAATcttagtaaaattataatgtattcagaaggagatttattaattttttaaccaatttttttttttttggatgatTCAGATACTGAGAAGGAGATTAAGGGATATAAGGAGTGGAGAACTGAAAGCTCTCAAACTCTTCGACGGATTCAGAAATTTTTTCAAATCGGATTAAGGGATTATAAGTGTTATAGTTTCATACAAATGTCGGGGCAGATAATGCCTGATTCAGTTTGCTCAGAAGGCATGTTGTATCCTTCCAAATGTAAAGCTTAGGTGAATACTAAAAGGAGCTGAAACTCATGTTATCCAACATATATCTGTGCCACGTTTAGACAGGTGaaagttgcaacttacagtgtTGACAGTGCAAGTTTAAAGAGGTGAAAGTTGCGACTTACACTTTTGtgatactttttaaatttttcccAGGACTTACCCAAAAAATGCTGTAAAATTAAGCTTGAAATGGCATCTAAAATTCGTTTAGAGATATAAAATTCAATCATATCTTAAAATAAGAGGATAAGGTGATTTTGAAAGATCTTTTCATTATAAGTATTcaattcggattttaaaaaatgtatcatTTGTGAAAGACATTATAGAGAAGTCGGACAGGGGAAAAGTAAAAGGTGggttgttagagcatctccaatggcgttgtctataatcgttggctaaattggacctgtagcgcattatgtaaaatttgttgaacctgtaagacattgtgcttcgatggtattggctatattggatgactataatttgaaaatagcatgttattaatgtttagattgttataaatagaatatatcagtttaatatggtaataaatgatgtgtaatcaccctacagatttcttacaggtctgtagaggttcgacaaatttagccatccataggaggttggctaaatttatagacaacaggtcactatggttggagtgtgaacttttgaagtggttggctaaattttttatttttggcatgacaactcatcttttagccaaggggtcttcatggttggagatgctcttatcagCCTTGTAGGTTGAAGCTGGATTGAAACGAGGAGAAGTAACATATCTTGCGGCCTAAGCTTGGGCAATCTAAGAAAAACTTTGATGTTATAGCTATAAattcactaattttttttttctcttttcaactattttatacatattttttaatttttatgcccAATTCATCcaataagaaatgggagggacggagggagtactattttatGGAGGTGAGATACAATTTGTTTGATGGGTTCAATTTTGACTTttgtaaaaatgaaaaatataaaagctatagataagatatttttaatattaatccaTATAAAAGTTAACAGgattgtttataataatatccaTGCATAACTGAAATTCTAGTAAcggattttcttttctttcttcttccgTTATAAAaggaatataataatattataatatcagaTATTATCTCAGGAATATCAGATTCCGGCGGTTACACACCGCTGATGCTTATATATTCGGTGTGCATTCTGGCAATAGCAGAGAAAAAAGGCATTTAGTTGGGTCAAAAATCGGGTCAATTTGTTAATGGAAGCGTTGAGAGCAAACCCAACTGGCCTCAGGGTCTCTCCATTACATCTCAAGCCTAGTTTACACAAATCAGCTGCACTCATTCGATTTCCCAGGTCAATTGGTTACATTTCTGGAGGGATTTATTACTCTTCTAAGCTCCCAATGCGTAGCTCTGTTCGAGCTCAACaggtcctctctctctctctctccccccctctctccctccccccctccccccctctctctctccccctctttccctccctccctccctctctctctctctctctctctctctctccctccctccctctcctctctaagatttaattggtttcttggataaaattttaatttttatttatagctgttattttaatttgtattgCAAGTGTGAGTTTGTTTGATGTTATACCTGAGTAATAGTTTATGTAGTTCTTATTGATTTCTTAGTTGATTACATGAAGCCTGATGATAAACCTGGTtatatttaattggtttcttggaaaagattcaattttttattatttggtgTTAAGTGCTGCAAGTGTAAGTTTCTGTTGTTTTTGGTTGTGATGGATAATTGGGTTTGTAGGAGTTGAAAGATGGGGCGGAAGTGGTTTCTGGTGGGAGTGATTCGGAGGGGGAGGAGATTAAAGTTGAGTGGGATGGTGCGAAGTATCAAGATGAGATAGCTGAAGCTCAGGGTATACGGATTAGAAGGAGGCCTTCGACCGGACCTCCTCAGCATGCTGTAGGCCCGTTTGAGTTTCGTCTGCAGAATGCAGGTAATACTCCTCGGAATATTCTCGAGGAGATTATATGGAATACGGATGTGGAAGTATCTCAGGTTTGCTCCCCCTTAAGTATTCGAATCACTAATtcttatgtttttatttatttaaatttatgggAAGAGATAATTTGCAATGGtgtttataatgttttgtttttcAGATGAAAGAGAAGAA
Coding sequences:
- the LOC108224040 gene encoding ribulose-1,5 bisphosphate carboxylase/oxygenase large subunit N-methyltransferase, chloroplastic, whose product is MAEASRILQTTLISTFTQSPYQKHKTFAYPSSQKLIKRVTTRCLATTTDEETKKRASGGFENITWGCEMDSPENASGLQKWLYSSGLPAQKMGIEKVEVGERGLVALTNIRRGEKLLFVPPSLFITADSEWSCPEVGDILKRENVPDWPLLATYLISEASLKDSSRWINYISALPRQPYSLLYWTPSELDRYLEASQIRERAIERINGVTGTYNDLRRRIFSKYPNLFPEAVYNMETFKWSFGILFSRLVRLPSMDGRVALVPWADMLNHSCEVETFLDYDRSSQGVVFTTDRPYQPGEQVFISYGKKSNGDLLLSYGFVPREGTNPTDSVELSFSLKKSDKCYKEKLEALKKHGLSTPQCFPLQITGWPLELMAYAYLAVSPPSLNKQFEEMAAAASNKTKKKDLRYPELEEQALQYILDSCESSISKYSKFLQASGSMDLDVTSPKQLSRKLFLKQLAVDLSTSERRILYRAQYILRRRLRDIRSGELKALKLFDGFRNFFKSD